A window from Mycobacterium saskatchewanense encodes these proteins:
- a CDS encoding alpha/beta fold hydrolase has product MTLTHFNGNDGVRLAADCYRHPDSPAVVLLLHGGGQNRQAWAATAHQLHEAGYTVIAYDARGHGDSAWDPTGHYDLDVLASDLLAVRAQASSDRPVAVVGASLGGMTVLGAHRLAAADLWAAVILVDITPRIEFDGARRVVSFMAAHPDGFGSLDEAAESIAEYNPHRARPRSLNGLRKVLRQREDNRWIWRWDPAFVTSNFHFLRGDPAAGAEEFNAITDLLVDGARRVRAPTLLVRGVLSDVTSQQSVDEFLQVVPHAQTVDVSGTAHMVAGDDNDAFTAAVADFLDRTIAAKS; this is encoded by the coding sequence ATGACGCTCACGCACTTCAACGGCAACGACGGTGTTAGGCTTGCCGCGGATTGTTACCGGCATCCCGATTCCCCCGCTGTCGTCCTCCTGCTACACGGCGGAGGTCAAAACCGCCAGGCGTGGGCGGCCACCGCGCACCAGTTACACGAAGCTGGCTACACCGTCATCGCCTATGACGCCCGTGGTCACGGAGACAGCGCCTGGGATCCCACCGGACACTACGATCTCGACGTGCTGGCGTCGGATCTTCTGGCCGTACGTGCGCAAGCGTCAAGCGACCGCCCCGTAGCGGTGGTGGGTGCGTCTCTGGGCGGCATGACCGTTCTCGGGGCGCACCGACTCGCAGCCGCAGACCTGTGGGCCGCAGTAATCCTGGTCGACATCACCCCGCGCATCGAGTTCGACGGAGCACGCCGTGTCGTATCGTTCATGGCCGCCCACCCTGATGGATTCGGCAGCCTCGACGAGGCGGCCGAATCCATCGCCGAATACAACCCACACCGCGCACGGCCGCGCAGTCTGAACGGACTCCGCAAAGTGTTACGGCAGCGCGAGGACAATCGGTGGATCTGGCGATGGGACCCGGCTTTCGTGACCTCCAACTTCCACTTCTTGCGCGGCGATCCCGCGGCCGGTGCCGAGGAGTTCAACGCCATCACCGACCTGCTGGTCGACGGAGCCCGCCGCGTACGGGCGCCGACGCTGCTGGTGCGCGGTGTGCTCTCCGACGTCACATCGCAGCAATCGGTCGATGAATTCCTGCAGGTCGTACCGCATGCCCAGACAGTGGACGTCTCGGGCACAGCCCACATGGTCGCCGGCGACGACAACGACGCCTTCACCGCGGCAGTCGCGGACTTTCTGGACCGCACCATTGCGGCAAAGTCGTGA
- a CDS encoding TetR/AcrR family transcriptional regulator — protein sequence MSAEQRHRRRRERLINAAVELIGTRGVTAATVTAVCATSGVTSRYFYQHFTDRDELLRAVYQQLYATFQEVIVQAIPDAGATPEVLAHAPIRALITMIESDRRLGRLLFVESATEPLLRELRSQLMAGFADLVLREARVRLDIPDSAVSVAHLASTLGVGGLFEVLRRWLDDELDFRTDELVAHCAGFLGSLGAYVLSLNTSETTPAATHRRAGGAAAGDSQ from the coding sequence ATGTCGGCCGAGCAGCGTCATCGCCGCCGCCGCGAGCGCTTGATCAATGCTGCCGTGGAGTTGATCGGCACCCGGGGCGTGACGGCGGCCACGGTGACGGCGGTGTGTGCAACCTCGGGGGTAACCTCGCGGTACTTCTATCAACACTTCACCGATCGGGACGAGCTGTTGCGGGCGGTCTACCAGCAGCTCTACGCCACCTTCCAGGAGGTAATAGTCCAAGCGATCCCCGACGCGGGAGCGACCCCCGAGGTGTTGGCACACGCTCCGATTCGCGCGCTGATCACGATGATCGAAAGCGACCGGCGGCTGGGCCGGCTTTTGTTTGTCGAATCGGCAACCGAACCGCTGCTACGTGAATTGCGCAGCCAACTCATGGCTGGATTCGCCGACCTCGTGCTGCGCGAGGCTAGAGTGCGCCTCGATATTCCAGACTCCGCAGTAAGCGTCGCCCATCTGGCGTCGACCCTGGGGGTGGGCGGGCTGTTCGAGGTGCTGCGCCGCTGGCTCGACGACGAACTCGACTTCCGCACCGACGAACTCGTGGCCCACTGCGCAGGCTTCCTCGGAAGCCTCGGCGCCTACGTGCTGTCACTCAATACCAGTGAGACCACGCCGGCAGCCACTCACCGTCGCGCCGGCGGCGCAGCGGCAGGCGACTCGCAGTAG
- a CDS encoding metal-dependent hydrolase, producing the protein MSNESSISSRTRVLPKARRVRFALPSGTTRQHFVGGELVMSHFISTLSATFPEGEDFFIRSVRQYRDQISDPDLQEAVTGFIAQEATHRYQHRLLNERLQAMGYPTDRIDRHIKKLVARLEQRFSPVLRLAVTAALEHYTATLAEIILTSDEAQKLIGDTEVRPILLWHAFEESEHKAVAFDVLRTIGATERTRVWGMRVASLILFTELIAQTLRSMATDRAAYHPRRMRASLRAFRRSPMFSPEAVQRFRSYTCPGFHPDDWDSADVLRRWAAELFDADGAQRIGQPADAPRA; encoded by the coding sequence ATGAGCAACGAGTCGTCGATATCGTCGAGAACACGGGTGCTGCCCAAGGCCCGCCGGGTCCGTTTCGCATTGCCTTCGGGCACCACTCGCCAGCATTTCGTGGGCGGCGAGCTGGTGATGAGTCACTTTATTTCGACCTTGTCGGCAACGTTTCCCGAAGGCGAAGACTTTTTTATTCGGTCAGTGCGCCAGTACCGTGACCAGATCAGCGACCCTGACCTTCAGGAGGCGGTCACGGGATTCATCGCGCAGGAGGCCACCCACCGTTATCAGCATCGGCTGCTCAACGAGCGGTTGCAGGCGATGGGTTATCCGACCGACCGGATCGATCGGCACATCAAAAAATTGGTTGCCCGGTTGGAGCAGCGCTTCTCCCCGGTCCTGCGCCTGGCTGTCACCGCCGCTCTCGAGCACTACACGGCGACACTGGCCGAGATCATCTTGACCAGTGATGAAGCCCAGAAACTGATCGGCGACACCGAGGTCCGGCCGATCCTGCTGTGGCATGCGTTCGAGGAGTCCGAGCACAAGGCCGTTGCTTTTGATGTCTTACGGACGATCGGGGCCACCGAACGCACCCGCGTCTGGGGAATGCGCGTCGCTTCGCTGATCTTGTTCACCGAGTTGATCGCCCAAACGCTCCGGTCTATGGCGACTGACCGTGCTGCATATCATCCGAGACGAATGAGGGCCAGCCTGAGGGCATTTCGTCGTTCCCCCATGTTCAGTCCCGAGGCGGTGCAACGCTTCCGTTCTTACACTTGCCCCGGGTTTCACCCTGACGACTGGGACAGCGCCGACGTCCTGCGCCGCTGGGCAGCCGAGTTGTTCGACGCCGACGGCGCCCAGCGGATCGGGCAGCCGGCCGACGCGCCAAGGGCCTAG
- a CDS encoding transglutaminase-like domain-containing protein → MTDTSTGQHPSFLATTEFLDWRHDNVQRFTRAAIGDSHDPVTRAQRIFTAVRDTIWYDPYSVDDDPGHYRASYVATATRAYCVPKAVLLTAAARAAGIPARLGFADVRNHLQTDTLRARMGGTDLFVYHGYSELFVNNRWVKATPAFNAELCARFGVPPIDFDGEHDALLHAFDSEGHHHMEYLHDRGWYHDLPFTEIINELRQRYGPLMHTHPTEHDTFAR, encoded by the coding sequence GTGACCGACACATCCACCGGGCAGCACCCGAGTTTTCTGGCAACGACGGAGTTCCTGGACTGGCGCCACGACAATGTTCAGCGCTTCACCCGGGCGGCGATCGGCGACAGCCACGATCCGGTGACACGAGCCCAACGCATCTTCACCGCTGTCCGCGACACGATTTGGTACGACCCCTACAGCGTCGATGACGATCCCGGTCACTACCGAGCCAGCTACGTCGCCACCGCTACCCGCGCCTACTGCGTCCCCAAGGCGGTCCTGCTCACCGCGGCGGCCCGCGCCGCGGGTATACCAGCCCGACTGGGTTTCGCCGATGTGCGCAACCACCTACAAACCGACACGCTGCGGGCCCGCATGGGCGGTACCGACCTGTTCGTCTACCACGGCTACAGCGAACTTTTCGTCAACAACCGCTGGGTCAAGGCGACACCGGCGTTCAACGCCGAACTATGCGCCCGATTCGGTGTGCCCCCAATCGACTTCGACGGCGAACACGACGCACTCCTGCACGCCTTCGACAGCGAAGGCCACCACCACATGGAATACCTTCACGACCGCGGCTGGTACCACGACCTGCCCTTCACCGAAATCATCAACGAACTCCGACAGCGCTACGGCCCGCTCATGCACACCCACCCCACCGAGCACGACACCTTCGCCCGATAA
- a CDS encoding BtrH N-terminal domain-containing protein, producing MGGHCGSSALRDLTEWAELGWGSEPPTEGLVFALGGAVDFSYIRCARLRPQIYLVGRGGGLEEDYLTRIGAGLRVASTDDADVGWAWVTGEIDAGRPVMVWADIAELPYLRVRLSMSRHDVVIVGYDDDHQLAYVVDNDRDTIQSVPYENLRRARCSTGFPVPTRHTTYLIDWPRHVPELAVISGPALAASAASMRGEADGPPLLNFNDADLAGVGLPGVRVFADDVRCWPDYFDDDALAEALFGLGAFIEKAGTGGGLFRRLQAHGCQHIAELLDNDAVAIAAAAARGAADLWTAVAEKAMDNSLSVRDRCAAAAHLAAGLPEAERCLAEALDHAARSLTGHIAIEARTKGAQ from the coding sequence ATGGGTGGGCACTGCGGGTCGTCGGCGCTGCGGGACCTCACCGAATGGGCCGAACTCGGCTGGGGATCTGAGCCGCCAACCGAGGGGCTGGTGTTCGCTCTCGGTGGTGCCGTGGACTTCAGCTACATCCGCTGCGCCCGGTTGCGGCCGCAGATCTATCTGGTGGGGCGTGGAGGCGGGCTGGAAGAGGACTACCTGACCCGTATCGGCGCCGGGCTGCGGGTGGCCTCGACTGATGACGCCGACGTCGGCTGGGCATGGGTGACCGGCGAGATCGACGCCGGCCGGCCGGTGATGGTGTGGGCCGACATCGCCGAGCTGCCCTATCTTCGGGTGCGGTTGAGCATGAGCCGCCACGATGTCGTGATCGTCGGCTACGACGACGATCATCAACTGGCCTATGTTGTCGACAACGACCGGGACACCATCCAAAGCGTTCCGTATGAGAACCTGCGACGCGCCCGGTGCTCGACCGGGTTCCCGGTGCCGACCCGTCACACCACCTATCTGATCGACTGGCCACGCCACGTTCCCGAACTGGCCGTGATCAGCGGGCCCGCGCTGGCAGCCAGCGCGGCGTCGATGCGCGGCGAGGCCGACGGGCCGCCGCTTCTAAATTTCAACGACGCCGACCTGGCAGGGGTCGGGTTACCTGGTGTGCGGGTTTTCGCCGACGACGTGCGCTGCTGGCCTGACTATTTCGACGACGATGCGCTCGCAGAAGCACTGTTCGGGCTTGGCGCGTTCATCGAAAAGGCCGGTACCGGTGGCGGACTGTTCCGCCGCCTGCAAGCTCACGGCTGCCAGCACATCGCCGAGTTGCTGGACAACGACGCGGTCGCCATCGCGGCAGCAGCGGCCCGTGGAGCAGCCGACCTGTGGACCGCTGTCGCCGAGAAAGCCATGGACAACAGCCTTTCGGTGCGGGACCGCTGTGCTGCGGCGGCCCATCTGGCCGCCGGACTGCCCGAAGCCGAGCGGTGTCTTGCCGAGGCCTTGGACCACGCGGCGCGATCGCTGACAGGCCATATCGCGATCGAGGCGAGGACAAAAGGCGCTCAGTGA
- a CDS encoding NDMA-dependent alcohol dehydrogenase yields the protein MKTRAAILWDLGQKWEVEEVELDPPGPDEVLVRLTATGLCHSDEHLVTGDLPIPLPVVGGHEGAGTVAAVGPGVDDVAEGDSVVLTFLPACGRCSYCARGMGNLCEMGAAIMMGPQIDGTYRFHARGQDIGQMCLLGTFSEYTVVPQASLVKIDAATPLDKAALIGCGVTTGYGSAVRTGEVRAGDTVVVVGAGGIGMNAIQGARIAGALTIVAVDPVAFKREQAARFGATHTAATIDQAWALVSDLTRGKLADVCVLTTDVAEASYIGEALSLVGKRGRVVVTAIGHPDDASMSGSLLELTLYEKQIRGALYGSSNAVHDIPRLVELYNAGQLKLDELITREYTLEQINEGYDDMRSGRNIRGLIRF from the coding sequence GTGAAGACACGCGCAGCGATTCTGTGGGATCTGGGCCAGAAATGGGAGGTCGAGGAGGTTGAGCTCGATCCCCCCGGTCCCGACGAGGTGCTGGTCCGGTTGACCGCGACCGGGTTGTGTCACTCCGATGAACACCTGGTCACCGGCGACCTGCCCATCCCGCTGCCGGTGGTGGGCGGACACGAAGGTGCCGGCACTGTGGCCGCGGTCGGGCCCGGCGTCGACGACGTCGCAGAGGGCGATTCGGTCGTTTTGACGTTCCTGCCCGCGTGCGGACGCTGCTCGTATTGTGCGCGCGGCATGGGCAACCTGTGCGAGATGGGTGCGGCGATCATGATGGGACCCCAGATCGACGGCACCTACCGCTTCCACGCCCGCGGCCAGGACATCGGTCAGATGTGTTTGTTGGGAACGTTTTCCGAGTACACCGTGGTGCCGCAAGCCTCACTGGTCAAAATCGACGCCGCAACCCCGCTGGACAAAGCAGCCTTGATCGGGTGCGGTGTCACCACCGGGTACGGGTCGGCGGTGCGCACCGGGGAGGTGCGCGCCGGGGACACCGTGGTCGTGGTGGGGGCGGGCGGTATCGGCATGAACGCCATCCAGGGCGCCCGCATCGCCGGAGCGTTGACGATCGTCGCGGTCGACCCGGTCGCGTTCAAACGCGAGCAGGCCGCCCGCTTCGGCGCGACGCACACTGCTGCCACGATCGATCAGGCGTGGGCATTGGTCAGCGATCTGACCCGAGGCAAACTCGCCGACGTGTGCGTGTTGACCACCGACGTGGCCGAGGCGTCCTACATCGGTGAGGCGCTGTCATTGGTGGGAAAGCGGGGCCGGGTGGTGGTGACCGCGATCGGGCACCCCGACGACGCCTCGATGTCGGGATCGCTGCTGGAATTGACGTTGTACGAGAAGCAGATCCGCGGCGCGCTGTACGGGTCGTCCAACGCCGTCCACGACATCCCGCGGCTGGTCGAACTCTACAACGCCGGGCAACTCAAACTCGACGAGCTGATCACCCGGGAATACACCCTCGAGCAGATCAACGAGGGATACGACGACATGAGATCAGGCCGCAACATCCGCGGACTCATCCGATTCTGA
- a CDS encoding long-chain fatty acid--CoA ligase has protein sequence MQDVQLGVAGIVGHAATVHGEREVFSARGPGDISRVTYRELAVRAARLANALRQVGVRGDERVATLQWSNQEHLDSYAAVPSMGAVLHTLNLRLPPQQLAWIANDADDRVVIVDDTVLGVLAAALPTMASVHTVLVTGEGDLALLDGCGKTVLRYEELVAGQPETFDWPDLDERAAAAMCYTSGTTGHPKGVVYSHRSTWLHSQAACTANALGIGHDDTVLAIVPMFHANAWGLPYAAMMAGAQLVLPDRFLQAAPLVEMIEATRTTMSGAVPTIWTDILHYLGDNPGHDLSSLKLVACGGSAVPRSLMSAFDELGIRIVQAWGMTETSPLASVALPRHTDPADTAQRLRATQGRVVAGVQSRIVDDTGVEQPWDGESVGEIQVRGPWITERYYGQDTAAVTADGWLPTGDVGTISEDAFITLTDRAKDVIKSGGEWISSVELENELAAHPGVRTAAVISVPDPKWQERPLAVIVPHAGHTVTAAQLADFLRDRVAKWWLPERWTFVAEVPLTSTGKFDKKTLRRQHADGALVIETLG, from the coding sequence ATGCAGGACGTTCAGTTGGGTGTCGCCGGGATCGTCGGGCATGCGGCGACGGTGCATGGCGAGCGGGAGGTGTTCAGCGCGCGCGGTCCCGGCGACATTTCTCGGGTGACTTACCGGGAGTTGGCGGTTCGGGCGGCCCGGCTGGCCAACGCGTTGCGTCAGGTCGGTGTGCGCGGTGATGAGCGGGTCGCGACGTTGCAGTGGAGCAATCAAGAGCACCTGGACAGTTACGCCGCGGTGCCGTCGATGGGCGCGGTGCTGCACACGTTGAATCTGCGGTTGCCGCCGCAGCAGTTGGCGTGGATCGCCAACGATGCCGATGACCGGGTGGTCATCGTCGATGACACGGTGCTGGGCGTGCTGGCGGCGGCGCTGCCGACGATGGCGTCGGTTCATACGGTGCTGGTCACCGGTGAGGGTGATCTGGCGCTGTTGGATGGTTGCGGGAAAACCGTGCTGCGCTACGAGGAGCTGGTGGCGGGCCAGCCGGAGACCTTCGACTGGCCCGATCTTGACGAGCGCGCCGCCGCGGCGATGTGCTATACGAGCGGCACCACCGGTCACCCGAAAGGAGTGGTTTACAGCCATCGCTCGACGTGGCTGCATTCGCAGGCCGCCTGCACGGCGAACGCGTTGGGCATCGGTCATGACGACACGGTGTTGGCCATTGTGCCGATGTTTCACGCCAACGCCTGGGGGCTGCCCTATGCGGCGATGATGGCCGGCGCGCAGCTGGTGTTGCCGGATCGGTTCTTGCAGGCCGCGCCGCTGGTGGAGATGATCGAGGCGACGAGGACGACGATGTCGGGTGCGGTGCCGACGATTTGGACCGACATCTTGCACTACCTGGGCGACAATCCCGGCCATGACTTGAGTTCGTTGAAGTTGGTGGCGTGCGGGGGATCTGCGGTGCCGCGGTCGTTGATGAGCGCGTTTGACGAGTTGGGCATCCGGATCGTGCAGGCGTGGGGTATGACAGAAACCTCGCCGCTGGCCTCGGTGGCCCTGCCGCGCCACACCGACCCCGCCGATACCGCGCAGCGACTGCGGGCGACGCAGGGTCGGGTGGTGGCCGGCGTGCAATCCCGCATCGTCGACGACACGGGCGTCGAACAGCCTTGGGACGGCGAGTCGGTCGGGGAGATCCAGGTGCGCGGTCCGTGGATCACCGAACGCTACTACGGCCAGGACACCGCAGCGGTTACTGCCGACGGGTGGCTGCCGACCGGTGATGTCGGCACGATCTCTGAGGATGCGTTCATCACGTTGACCGACCGGGCCAAAGACGTGATCAAGTCCGGCGGTGAATGGATTTCCTCGGTGGAACTGGAAAACGAATTGGCCGCGCACCCCGGGGTGCGTACCGCGGCGGTCATCTCCGTGCCCGACCCCAAATGGCAGGAACGGCCGCTGGCGGTCATCGTGCCACACGCCGGGCACACAGTCACCGCCGCGCAACTGGCGGACTTTCTGCGCGACCGAGTGGCCAAGTGGTGGCTGCCGGAGCGGTGGACGTTCGTCGCCGAGGTCCCGTTGACTTCGACCGGCAAGTTCGACAAAAAAACACTCCGCCGGCAGCACGCCGACGGCGCGTTGGTCATCGAGACCCTCGGTTGA
- a CDS encoding SCP2 sterol-binding domain-containing protein encodes MAVFADEDEVYAYLGGIFRRGLDKEGLADKLAGSGVVLRVHYTDPDAVVTVDMPNKVVETGASSAAVPNVELFMSADMGNRFWLGKVNLTVAMATGTVRAKGPVAKLIKLIPQAKNLFPEYRLMLEAAQRRDLIDA; translated from the coding sequence ATGGCTGTTTTTGCTGATGAGGATGAGGTTTACGCCTATCTGGGTGGGATTTTCCGACGTGGGCTGGATAAGGAGGGGTTGGCTGACAAGCTGGCGGGTTCGGGGGTGGTGTTGCGGGTTCATTACACCGATCCGGATGCGGTGGTGACGGTGGATATGCCTAATAAGGTCGTCGAGACCGGTGCGTCGAGTGCGGCGGTGCCCAATGTGGAGTTGTTCATGTCGGCGGACATGGGAAACAGGTTCTGGTTGGGGAAGGTGAACTTGACGGTCGCGATGGCCACGGGCACGGTGCGGGCCAAGGGTCCGGTGGCCAAGTTGATCAAGCTGATACCGCAGGCCAAGAATTTGTTTCCGGAGTATCGGCTGATGTTGGAGGCCGCGCAGCGTCGGGACCTCATCGATGCGTGA
- a CDS encoding R2-like ligand-binding oxidase — protein MTRSDYGSLAEGGLNWDSLPLKLFAGGNAKFWDPAAIDFSRDRADWETLSDSERDLAVRLCAAFLAGEEAVTQDIQPFMAAMRAEGRLGDEMYLTQFAFEEAKHTQGFRLWLDAMGITDDLHGYHSPIYRKIFNEELSESLGALVADPSPAAQIRAATTYNHIVEGMLALTGYYAWHKICVDRGILPGMQEFIGRIGDDERRHMAWGTFTCRRHIAADDTNWSVFETRMQELIPLGVQMIEDLLAPYGEHIPFGLTVDELAKYATDKGMRRLGTIESARGRPVADIDVDYTPVQLEDEFADEDRKALAGASA, from the coding sequence ATGACGAGGTCCGATTATGGTTCGCTCGCAGAGGGCGGGCTCAACTGGGATAGTCTGCCGCTCAAGCTTTTCGCCGGCGGTAACGCGAAATTTTGGGACCCGGCGGCCATCGACTTCTCCCGCGACCGGGCGGACTGGGAGACATTGTCAGACAGCGAACGGGACTTGGCGGTGCGGCTGTGCGCGGCTTTTTTGGCCGGCGAAGAAGCGGTCACACAGGACATCCAGCCGTTCATGGCTGCGATGCGGGCCGAGGGCCGGCTGGGTGACGAGATGTATCTGACCCAGTTCGCGTTCGAGGAGGCCAAGCACACGCAGGGATTTCGGTTATGGCTTGATGCCATGGGGATTACCGACGACCTGCACGGCTATCACTCCCCGATTTACCGGAAGATCTTCAACGAGGAGCTGTCCGAATCACTCGGCGCCTTGGTCGCGGATCCGTCACCCGCTGCCCAAATCCGTGCGGCCACAACTTACAACCACATCGTTGAGGGGATGCTGGCGCTGACCGGCTACTACGCCTGGCATAAAATCTGTGTAGACCGCGGCATTCTTCCCGGTATGCAGGAGTTCATTGGCCGTATCGGTGACGACGAGCGCCGCCACATGGCGTGGGGCACGTTCACTTGCCGGCGTCACATCGCCGCCGACGACACGAACTGGTCGGTGTTCGAAACGCGAATGCAGGAGCTGATCCCGCTGGGCGTGCAGATGATCGAAGACCTCCTGGCCCCCTACGGCGAGCACATCCCGTTCGGCCTGACCGTCGACGAGTTGGCCAAGTACGCGACCGATAAAGGGATGCGCAGGTTGGGGACCATCGAGAGTGCCCGAGGACGCCCCGTCGCCGACATCGACGTCGACTACACGCCGGTGCAACTCGAAGACGAATTCGCCGATGAAGACCGCAAAGCGCTGGCCGGCGCTTCAGCCTGA
- a CDS encoding TetR/AcrR family transcriptional regulator: protein MPTVTWARVDPARRAAVIEAAEAEFAAHGFSGGSLNVIARRALVAKGSLFQYFADKRDLYAFVADVASQRVRSYLEVRIRELDSSRPFFDFLTDLLDDWITYFAEHPRERALHAAASLEVDSEARVSVQTVVHRHYLEVLRPLVRDAHTRGDLNADADTAVLLSLLLLLFPHLALAPHVRGMDPVLGLDEPTPEQPHLAVRRLVSVMVAAFAPSSSPRSGPCDAMTELSRRQTAACT, encoded by the coding sequence ATGCCGACGGTTACGTGGGCGCGTGTCGATCCAGCCCGTCGCGCAGCCGTGATAGAGGCGGCCGAAGCCGAGTTCGCGGCGCATGGGTTTTCAGGCGGCAGCCTGAACGTGATCGCACGCCGTGCGCTAGTGGCCAAGGGGAGCCTCTTTCAGTATTTCGCTGACAAACGCGACTTGTACGCATTCGTCGCCGACGTGGCTAGCCAGCGGGTGCGGTCGTATCTGGAGGTCCGTATCCGCGAACTCGATTCGAGCCGGCCGTTCTTCGACTTCCTCACCGACCTGCTCGACGATTGGATCACGTATTTCGCCGAGCATCCTCGCGAACGTGCTTTGCACGCTGCCGCGAGCTTGGAAGTCGATAGTGAGGCCCGCGTCAGCGTGCAGACGGTGGTTCACCGCCACTACCTCGAAGTGTTGCGCCCTTTGGTGCGTGACGCGCACACGCGCGGTGACCTGAACGCCGATGCTGATACGGCCGTCTTGTTGTCCTTGCTGCTGCTGTTGTTTCCGCATCTGGCGCTGGCGCCGCACGTCCGCGGGATGGATCCGGTCCTCGGCCTTGATGAGCCCACACCGGAGCAGCCGCATCTGGCGGTGCGCCGCCTGGTGTCAGTCATGGTGGCCGCGTTCGCGCCGTCATCCTCGCCACGCAGCGGTCCATGCGATGCCATGACTGAGCTGTCCCGCAGGCAGACAGCAGCGTGCACATGA
- a CDS encoding acyl-CoA dehydrogenase family protein, with protein MNLNSPWRTSELDAVRELAAKFCATELAPHRERFAQQHHVDRALWQRAGDLGLLCMSIPVEYGGGGGTFAHEAVLLEEQARIADSSWGAGLHSGIVAHYVLQYAQEELKQRWLPKMASGELIGAIAMTEPGTGSDLQNITTRAVAEGDDYVISGSKTFITNGQQADLVIVVAKTDPNHGASGISLIVVEADRPGFRRGHVLNKIGQHGQDTSELFFDAVRVPKSHLLGETEGQGFIQLMTQLPQERLIVAVGAVAAMETALQHTLRYTHEREAFGRNLFSFQNTKFTLAEAATETRIARVFLDHCICLHLDGKLDVQTVAMAKWWTTDHAMTVIDNCLQLHGGYGYMNDYPISRLWVDQRVQKIYAGTNEIMKEIIARSL; from the coding sequence ATGAACCTCAACTCGCCCTGGCGCACTTCAGAACTCGACGCAGTCCGCGAGCTGGCTGCCAAGTTCTGCGCCACTGAACTCGCACCTCACCGGGAGCGGTTCGCCCAACAGCACCACGTTGACCGGGCGTTGTGGCAGCGCGCCGGAGATCTCGGCCTGCTGTGTATGTCGATACCGGTCGAATACGGCGGTGGCGGCGGAACTTTCGCCCACGAAGCAGTGTTACTCGAAGAGCAAGCCCGCATCGCTGACAGCTCGTGGGGCGCGGGCCTGCACAGCGGCATCGTCGCGCACTACGTCCTTCAGTATGCCCAAGAAGAATTAAAGCAGCGCTGGCTGCCTAAAATGGCTTCCGGCGAACTTATCGGTGCGATCGCGATGACCGAGCCCGGCACCGGCTCCGATCTGCAGAATATCACCACGCGAGCAGTAGCGGAGGGCGACGACTATGTGATCAGTGGCTCCAAAACTTTTATCACCAACGGTCAACAAGCTGACCTCGTAATCGTCGTCGCCAAAACTGATCCAAATCACGGAGCCAGCGGCATCTCGTTGATCGTCGTGGAGGCCGACCGGCCCGGGTTCCGCCGCGGGCACGTCTTGAACAAGATCGGCCAGCACGGCCAAGACACCTCCGAACTGTTTTTTGACGCGGTGCGCGTGCCCAAGTCCCACCTGCTCGGCGAAACCGAAGGTCAGGGTTTCATCCAGCTGATGACTCAGCTGCCACAGGAGCGGTTGATCGTCGCAGTCGGTGCCGTCGCCGCCATGGAAACGGCGTTGCAGCACACCTTGCGTTACACCCACGAACGAGAAGCGTTCGGCCGCAATCTGTTCAGCTTTCAGAATACCAAGTTCACGTTGGCTGAAGCCGCCACCGAAACCCGCATCGCGCGTGTCTTCCTCGACCACTGCATCTGTTTGCATCTCGACGGCAAGCTCGATGTGCAAACCGTAGCGATGGCGAAGTGGTGGACGACAGACCACGCGATGACCGTCATCGATAATTGCTTGCAGCTGCATGGCGGCTACGGATACATGAACGACTACCCGATTTCTCGTCTCTGGGTCGACCAGAGAGTCCAGAAAATCTACGCCGGAACTAACGAAATCATGAAAGAGATCATCGCGCGATCCCTGTAG